One window from the genome of Zonotrichia leucophrys gambelii isolate GWCS_2022_RI chromosome 27, RI_Zleu_2.0, whole genome shotgun sequence encodes:
- the OSBPL7 gene encoding oxysterol-binding protein-related protein 7, whose translation MGSHEKDPSSPKRALSRSNSTVSSKHSSVQQGSESWEVVEEARGSPGQQPQRHEGYLLKKRKWPLKGWHKRYFVLENGILKYSTTRQDVLKGKLHGAIDVRQSVMSVNKKAQRVDLDTEDNIYHLKIKSPEAFSSWVSSLCSHHHGERPGPCPPGGSTGTSTQGQWTRMLPSGSAPALSALASSRDKVNAWLKDSEGLERCSAELSECQAKLQELTGMLQHLEALHRIPSAPLISGGQPSAATERPKKGRRSTKIWCTQSFAKDDTIGRVGRLHGSVPNLSRYLEAPQSQLPFSVPPEYSQLQRSFWVLAQKVHGSLSSVVAALVAERARLEEMRRALDRQGPAPRPGSAGTAGPVLRVSGHSPSAAPARFHSLSVSSDTTLDSFASLHPDEPDALPAKGREQQLSNRSIVSLADSHTEFFDACEVFLSASSSENEPSEDESCISEVTTSVCEENTEPGGPGRPPTGAERPGPPAEPPPLEPPLELPGPDPRRRSRLPAPPAPSGDVSLWGLLRSSVGKDLSRVALPVQLNEPLNTLQRLCEELEYSELLDRASRARDPRQRLVYVAAFAVSAYASTYYRAGSKPFNPVLGETYECVRPDRGFRFISEQVSHHPPISACHAESDNFVFWQDMRWKNKFWGKSLEIVPMGTVNVQLPRTGDHYEWNKVTTCIHNVLSGPRWIEHYGEVLIRNTRDASYHCKLTFCKARYWGAGANEVQGAVLSRAGTAVERLAGKWHEGLRRGPAPGQCVWKANPMPRDHERSYGFTQFALELNELTPELRRVLPSTDTRLRPDQRYLEEGNVPAAEAQKRQIEQLQRDRRRVMEENNITHQARFFRRVTDASGKESWVTNHTYWKLRLDPGFSHLDSAVLW comes from the exons ATGGGCAGCCACGAGAAGGACCCGAGCTCCCCGAAAAGGGCCCTGTCCCGCTCCAACAGCACCGTGTCCTCCAAGCACAGCAGCGTGCAGCAG GGCTCGGAGAGctgggaggtggtggaggaggcgcggggcagccccgggcagcagccgcAGCGGCACGAGGGGTACCTGCTCAAGAAGAGGAAATGGCCCCTGAAGGGCTGGCACAAG cgGTACTTCGTGCTGGAAAACGGGATCCTGAAATATTCCACCACGCGCCAGGAC GTGCTCAAGGGCAAGCTGCACGGGGCCATCGACGTCCGTCAGTCCGTCATGTCCGTCAACAAGAAGGCGCAGAGGGTTGACCTGGACACGGAGGACAACATTTATCACCTCAAG ATCAAGTCCCCGGAGGCGTTCTCCAGCTGGgtgagcagcctgtgctcccACCACCACGGCGAGCGGCCGGGGCCGTGTCCCCCGGGGGGCTCCACGGGGACCAGCACGCAG GGCCAGTGGACGCGGATGCTGCCCTCGGGCagtgcccctgccctgtccGCGCTGGCCAGCTCCCGGGACAAGGTGAACGCCTGGCTGAAGGACAGCGAGGGGCTGGAGCGCTGCTCGGCCG AGCTGTCGGAGTGCCAGGccaagctgcaggagctgacgggcatgctgcagcacctggaggcCCTGCACCGCATCCCCTCGGCGCCGCTCATCTCCGGCGGCCAG CCCTCGGCTGCCACGGAGAGGCCCAAGAAGGGCCGGAGGAGCACCAAGATCTGGTGCACGCAGAGCTTTGCCAAGGACGACACCATCGGCAGG GTGGGCCGGCTGCACGGCTCTGTCCCCAACCTGTCGCGCTACCTGGAGGCGCCGCAGAGCCAGCTGCCCTTCAGCGTGCCGCCGGAGTACAGCCAGCTGCAGCGCAGCTTCTGGGTGCTGGCGCAGAAAG TGCACGGCTCGCTCAGCAGCGTGGTGGCGGCGCTGGTGGCCGAGAGGGCGCGGCTGGAGGAGATGCGGCGGGCGCTGGACCGGCAGGGCCCGGCCCCACGGCCCGGCAGCGCGGGCACGGCCGGG CCCGTCCTGCGGGTCTCGGGTCACTCGCCCTCCGCAGCGCCTGCCCGCTTCCACTCGCTGTCCGTCTCCTCCGACACCACCCTGGACTCCTTCGCCTCGCTGCACCCGGATGAG CCGGACGCGCTGCCCGCCAAGGgccgggagcagcagctctccaaCCGCAGCATCGTCTCGCTGGCCGACTCGCACACCGAGTTCTTCGATGCCTGCGAGGTTTTCCTCTCGGCCAGCTCGTCTGAGAACGAG CCCTCGGAGGACGAGTCGTGCATCAGCGAGGTCACCACCAGCGTCTGCGAGGAGAACACGGAGCCGGGGGGGCCGGGCCGCCCCCCGACAG GAGCGGAGCGCCCGGGGCCGCcggcggagccgccgccgctggAGCCGCCGCTGGAGCTGCCGGGGCCGGACCCGCGGCGGAGGAGCCGCctgcccgcgccccccgcgccctCGGGGGACGTGAGCCTGTGGGGGCTCCTGCGGAGCAGCGTGGGCAAGGACCTGTCCCGCGTGGCGCTGCCCGTGCAGCTCAACGAGCCGCTCAACACCCTGCAGCGCCTCTGCGAGGAGCTGGAGTACAGCGAGCTGCTGGACAGGGCCAGCCGCGCCCGCGACCCCCGGCAGCGCCTG GTGTACGTGGCCGCCTTCGCCGTGTCCGCCTACGCCTCCACCTACTACCGGGCGGGCAGCAAACCCTTCAACCCCGTGCTGGGCGAGACCTACGAGTGCGTGCGGCCCGACCGCGGCTTCCGCTTCATCAGCGAGCAG GTCTCCCACCACCCTCCCATCTCCGCCTGCCACGCTGAGTCTGACAACTTTGTCTTCTGGCAAG acaTGAGGTGGAAGAACAAATTCTGGGGCAAATCTCTGGAGATCGTCCCCATGGGCACCGTCAATGTCCAGCtgcccag GACCGGGGACCACTACGAGTGGAACAAGGTGACCACGTGCATCCACAACGTGCTGAGCGGGCCGCGCTGGATCGAGCACTACGGGGAGGTGCTGATCCGCAACACGCGCGACGCCTCCTACCACTGCAAGCTCACCTTCTGCAAG GCCCGGTACTGGGGCGCGGGGGCCAACGAGGTGCAGGGCGCCGTGCTGAGCCGCGCCGGGACGGCCGTGGAGCGCCTGGCGGGCAAGTGGCACGAGGGGCTGCGCCGCGGGCCCGCGCCGGGCCAGTGCGTCTGGAAAGCCA ACCCCATGCCCCGCGACCACGAGAGGAGCTACGGCTTCACGCAGTTCGCGCTGGAGCTGAACGAGCTGACGCCGGAGCTGCGCCGGGTGCTGCCCTCCACGGACACGCGGCTGCGGCCGGACCAGCG GTACCTGGAGGAGGGGAACGTGCCGGCGGCCGAGGCGCAGAAGCGCCAGATCGAGCAGCTGCAGCGCGACCGGCGCCGCGTCATGGAGGAGAACAACATCACCCACCAGGCCCGCTTCTTCAG GCGTGTGACCGATGCCAGTGGCAAGGAGTCGTGGGTCACCAACCACACCTACTGGAAGCTGCGCCTGGACCCCGGCTTCTCGCACCTGGACAGCGCAGTGCTCTGGTAG
- the MRPL10 gene encoding large ribosomal subunit protein uL10m — translation MAALSSGGTRWRRGWLPALQLLRHGSKAVTRHWKAMHFQRQKLLALTEYLAPRPALPPRCLPRPAPRQQEEDGYARVLRAQLEATLRASRMVAVCQYNAMADEDMATLRHFLRRHDIHVKFVLNEVARPVLAQSKLRNLLPLFVCRNILLVSPEPRAREMLRVLKGVPQVILLGACIDDTILSRQGVESVARLPPLEVCQGQTAAALSVLPSQTCSLLQRGPAHLAALLEQHMRHLRGAGGAAEPAPGTGNQ, via the exons GCTGGCTGCCcgccctgcagctgctgcggCACGGCTCCAAGGCGGTGACGCGGCACTGGAAGGCCATGCACTTCCAGCGGCAGAAGCTGCTGGCCCTGACCGAGTACCTGGCCCCGCGGCCCGCACTGCCGCCCCGCTGCCTGCCCCGGCCGGCGCCACGACAGCAGGAG gaggACGGCTATGCCCGCGTGCTGCGTGCCCAGCTGGAGGCCACGCTCCGTGCCAGCCGCATGGTGGCCGTGTGCCAGTACAACGCCATGGCCGACGAGGACATGGCCACGCTGCGGCACTTCCTGCGCCGCCACGACATCCACGTCAAGTTCGTGCTCAACGAG GTCGCCCGGCCGGTGCTGGCGCAGTCCAAGCTCAGGAATTTGCTGCCGCTGTTCGTGTGCAGGAACATCCTGCTGGTGAGCCCGGAGCCGCGGGCCAGGGAGATGCTGAGAGTGCTCAAAGGGGTGCCCCAGGTCATCCTGCTGG GCGCCTGCATCGACGACACCATCCTGAGCCGGCAGGGCGTGGAGAGCGTGGCGCGGCTGCCGCCGCTGGAGGTGTGCCAGGGCCAGACGGCGGCGGCGCTGTCGGTGCTGCCCTCGCAgacctgctccctgctccagcgCGGCCCCGCGCACCTCGCGGcgctcctggagcagcacatgCGGCACCTgcggggcgcgggcggggcCGCGGAGCCTGCCCCGGGCACCGGGAATCAGTGA